In one window of Trachemys scripta elegans isolate TJP31775 chromosome 5, CAS_Tse_1.0, whole genome shotgun sequence DNA:
- the PYURF gene encoding protein preY, mitochondrial has translation MRGRYVSRTLASVLLCRQPQPVGAGAAAKRPFPGAAPRHSSDGQEGQEQPKAWDPALLEFLVCPLSKKPLRYEASTNELINKELGIAYPIIDGIPNMIPQAARMIDRKAQDEEPKQT, from the exons ATGCGAGGACGGTATGTGAGCAGGACCCTCGCCTCAGTGCTGCTGTGCAGGCAGCCCCAGCCCGTGGGAGCAGGCGCTGCTGCTAAGAGACCCTTCCCGGGTGCAGCCCCGAGACACTCCTCGGACGGGCAGGAGGGCCAGGAGCAGCCCAAGGCGTGGGACCCGGCTCTGCTCGAGTTCCTGGTCTGCCCGCTCTCCAAGAAACCACTGAG GTATGAAGCATCCACCAATGAACTAATTAACAAAGAGCTGGGCATCGCATATCCAATCATTGATGGCATTCCTAATATGATCCCTCAGGCCGCAAGGATGATTGACAGAAAGGCCCAGGATGAAGAACCGAAGCAAACCTAG
- the PIGY gene encoding phosphatidylinositol N-acetylglucosaminyltransferase subunit Y codes for MFLSLPTLTVLVPLLSLAGLFYSASVDEKFPEGCTSTTSLCFYSLLLPITIPVYVFFHLWTWMGIKLFRHN; via the coding sequence ATGTTCCTGTCACTGCCTACGCTAACTGTACTTGTTCCACTGTTGTCCTTAGCTGGTCTGTTTTATTCAGCCAGTGTGGATGAAAAGTTCCCAGAGGGCTGCACCAGCACAACCAGCTTGTGTTTCTATAGTCTGCTTCTTCCCATTACCATACCAGTTTACGTGTTCTTTCATCTTTGGACCTGGATGGGTATTAAACTTTTTAGACACAACTAA